CAGGCGCTGCTTGACGTAACACGGGAAAGTCTGGATCGCGCGATCGCCAAGGTGAAAGCCGGAGCGACTCTCGGAGACATCGGAAACGCTGTGGAGTCTTTTGTGATTCCCAAAGGTTATGGCATAGTGCGGGAATATGCAGGACACGGAATTGGGCGTCATCCCCATGAGGCCCCGTCGGTCTTGAACTACGGTGAGCCCGGCACGGGAGTAACTCTTTTGAAGGGGATGACGATCGCCATCGAACCCATGATCATGTGCGGCGGCGAGACCCTGAAAGATGGAACGGACGGTTGGCTTGTTTCGACAGCCGACGGTTCTGATGCGGCCCATTTCGAAAAAACCGTCCTCGTCACGACGGACGGAGCAGAAATCCTGACTCCCTGGCACTAACCGGGATCTTTGAGGAGGTTCGTAAGGTTCCATGGCTAACAAGGACGATGTGATCGAGGTCCACGGCGAAGTTGAAGAGCCCTTGCCCAACGCCATGTTTCGCGTCAGGCTTGAGACGGGCCAGGTGATTCTGGCTCATGTTTCGGGAAAAATGAGGATGCATTTCATCCGTATTCTTCCCGGCGACAAGGTGTTGTTGGAATTGTCGCCTTACGACCTGACCAGAGGGCGGATCACTTACCGCTACAAGTAGTCGATATGCTGCCTCTGCGGCTGTTTGCAGCCGGGAGCGGAATGTCCATGAGGAGTGTGCAAACTATGAAGGTTAGATCATCTGTTAAACCCATTTGTGAGTATTGCCGAGTGATCAAGCGCAATGGCGTCATCCGCGTCATCTGCAGCCGC
This sequence is a window from Pyramidobacter sp. YE332. Protein-coding genes within it:
- the map gene encoding type I methionyl aminopeptidase, which codes for MISLKSVGDIEKMRHAGAILADLLMNLKGIVKPGMTTADIDRYAEDFIRKNGAVPSEKGYAVPGISEPYPASVCTSVNDEVVHGIPSDKRILEDGDIVSVDVMASYQGLHADACYTYAVGDISPQRQALLDVTRESLDRAIAKVKAGATLGDIGNAVESFVIPKGYGIVREYAGHGIGRHPHEAPSVLNYGEPGTGVTLLKGMTIAIEPMIMCGGETLKDGTDGWLVSTADGSDAAHFEKTVLVTTDGAEILTPWH
- the infA gene encoding translation initiation factor IF-1 — translated: MANKDDVIEVHGEVEEPLPNAMFRVRLETGQVILAHVSGKMRMHFIRILPGDKVLLELSPYDLTRGRITYRYK
- the rpmJ gene encoding 50S ribosomal protein L36, encoding MKVRSSVKPICEYCRVIKRNGVIRVICSRDPRHKQRQGARR